A genomic stretch from Kovacikia minuta CCNUW1 includes:
- a CDS encoding MFS transporter has product MMSPTRKSRFKQQSFWAITLTLYMVAYNVSVMPAIMPKIVLDLNSSVGYIQGILVIFSLVTASFAPTTENLCRFYGRTRVFQIGLILYGLGIGLTSLSPTIGALAISFSLLTGLAATPLISTPWALADMLYDDESTEQATLAMILASVLGGISGSLMGGYLASNFGWRWAFLPSLCVLLFVMRFRRSLPTQVFSVQQPIDWVGGLLSCSGANLYLGWH; this is encoded by the coding sequence ATGATGAGTCCAACGCGGAAGAGTCGATTTAAGCAGCAAAGCTTTTGGGCAATTACGCTCACCCTCTACATGGTTGCCTACAATGTCAGTGTTATGCCTGCCATCATGCCCAAAATTGTACTTGACCTCAATTCAAGTGTGGGTTACATCCAGGGCATCCTGGTTATTTTTTCTCTGGTGACCGCTTCCTTTGCACCCACAACGGAGAATCTGTGTCGCTTTTACGGTCGAACGCGCGTCTTTCAGATCGGCTTAATTCTCTATGGGCTTGGGATTGGGCTGACCTCTCTGAGTCCGACGATCGGCGCACTGGCCATTAGTTTTTCGTTGTTAACAGGGTTGGCTGCCACTCCCTTAATCAGTACACCCTGGGCGCTCGCCGATATGCTTTATGACGACGAATCAACTGAACAGGCTACCCTGGCAATGATTTTAGCTTCCGTCCTGGGAGGAATCTCAGGATCTTTGATGGGGGGCTATCTTGCCTCCAATTTTGGCTGGCGTTGGGCATTTTTACCGTCACTCTGCGTTCTGCTGTTTGTGATGCGCTTCCGGCGATCGCTTCCGACTCAGGTCTTTTCCGTTCAGCAACCGATCGACTGGGTGGGGGGCTTACTTTCATGTTCTGGGGCTAACCTCTATCTTGGCTGGCATTAG
- a CDS encoding sarcosine oxidase subunit delta has translation MKIMICPVNGARPISEFIYGGEVRLMPDPQTADDATWADYVFNRNGAAGIKQEWWCHSPSNTWFVVERNTQTDEILRPICTVKRGLHEC, from the coding sequence ATGAAAATCATGATTTGCCCGGTAAATGGAGCAAGACCGATTTCTGAATTTATTTATGGGGGTGAGGTGCGGCTGATGCCCGATCCCCAAACCGCTGACGATGCCACCTGGGCAGATTATGTATTCAACCGCAATGGAGCAGCGGGGATTAAGCAGGAATGGTGGTGCCATAGTCCCAGCAATACCTGGTTTGTGGTGGAACGAAATACTCAAACGGACGAAATTTTACGCCCGATTTGTACGGTGAAGAGAGGGTTGCATGAGTGCTAG
- a CDS encoding HdeD family acid-resistance protein has translation MTYTEDPVGSELAKQVRAGFGWGVALGIIMMVLGIIAIARPLYITIASALVFGWLFIIAGVIQTFYALRSQGVGQLAWKLLLGILYLIAGLSVVNSPATGAAALTLVLGITIFAHGVIEVILAFQMRPAPNWGWMLLGGIAGIILGIFIWSSFPSSADWIIGLWVGIHLLLNGLWILLLSSAVRAALR, from the coding sequence ATGACATACACAGAAGACCCTGTAGGCTCTGAGCTTGCGAAACAGGTTCGTGCTGGCTTTGGGTGGGGTGTTGCCCTCGGCATCATTATGATGGTTTTGGGAATCATCGCGATCGCTCGACCCCTCTACATCACCATTGCATCCGCATTGGTCTTCGGTTGGCTGTTTATCATCGCTGGTGTTATCCAAACGTTCTACGCATTGCGATCGCAGGGAGTGGGTCAGCTTGCGTGGAAACTGTTGCTGGGTATCCTCTATTTGATCGCAGGTCTTTCTGTTGTTAATAGTCCCGCTACTGGTGCGGCTGCCCTAACGCTGGTGCTTGGAATTACCATTTTTGCCCACGGTGTGATTGAAGTGATTCTGGCATTTCAAATGCGTCCTGCACCCAATTGGGGTTGGATGTTACTGGGGGGAATTGCAGGCATTATCCTGGGGATTTTTATCTGGTCTAGTTTTCCCTCCTCGGCGGATTGGATTATTGGGCTGTGGGTTGGCATCCATCTCCTCCTGAATGGACTCTGGATTTTACTCCTGTCTTCAGCGGTTCGCGCTGCCCTACGATAA
- a CDS encoding M14 family metallopeptidase, producing MQALHTMTTLTGDTIQGVPVISQLNVNDLEPGRKHRFFFQGVQMGTGQHWYVPIVVAKGIQDGKRISLTAGVHGDELSPVDAVQRVMATLDPMQMSGTAIAIYDLSRPAKEYTQRNWPIAQKGGALIDLNRVWPGDEMGNDPPTRHAGILWNRLFKHNVDIALDFHTASTGGDFTMFIFADFRNPEIRQIAELFPIEQIKNDPGEGGSLEMAFVEAGIPVMTIEIGGPRVFDARKIAMAVEGSLNVMKHHGVIEGTIGRTSRESWNFFGGCF from the coding sequence ATGCAAGCCTTGCACACGATGACAACTCTTACGGGCGATACAATCCAGGGTGTTCCTGTGATCAGCCAGCTCAATGTCAACGACCTTGAACCGGGCAGAAAGCATCGCTTCTTCTTCCAGGGGGTGCAGATGGGCACCGGACAGCACTGGTATGTTCCGATCGTCGTGGCGAAGGGGATTCAAGATGGCAAACGCATCTCGCTCACTGCGGGTGTGCATGGGGATGAGTTAAGCCCAGTGGATGCGGTGCAGCGTGTTATGGCTACGCTTGATCCCATGCAGATGTCGGGGACCGCGATCGCAATTTACGATCTGTCCCGTCCAGCAAAGGAGTATACCCAACGCAACTGGCCGATCGCCCAAAAGGGCGGTGCATTGATCGACCTGAATCGCGTCTGGCCGGGGGATGAAATGGGCAACGATCCACCAACCCGTCATGCTGGCATTCTGTGGAATCGACTATTCAAGCACAATGTTGATATTGCGCTGGACTTTCACACGGCTTCAACCGGCGGCGATTTCACAATGTTCATCTTTGCTGACTTCCGCAATCCAGAGATCCGGCAGATTGCGGAGTTGTTTCCGATCGAACAGATCAAGAACGATCCAGGAGAGGGAGGTTCCCTCGAAATGGCGTTTGTTGAGGCGGGCATTCCAGTGATGACGATCGAGATTGGTGGTCCTCGCGTTTTCGATGCCCGCAAGATTGCCATGGCAGTTGAAGGTAGTCTGAATGTAATGAAGCATCATGGGGTGATCGAAGGAACCATCGGTCGCACATCCAGGGAGAGCTGGAACTTTTTTGGGGGATGCTTTTGA
- a CDS encoding helix-turn-helix domain-containing protein: MKGVWRLPLFSFYAHTPPHTPHPTPHTPPDSLERYLGNTIRELRLKHGLTIAEVAEQVGISRGMWSKIENAQTATSLDTLARIANALGVSLSILFRNYNMPQGGAQLVKNGTGMEVVRRGTKCGHTYQLLAYDQGPTKRFEPFLITMDDASEVFPTFEHPGIEFIYMLEGQIEYRHGQHTYLLSPGDALSFRGEIPHGPEKLVQLPIRFLAIIYYSASADSEI, from the coding sequence ATGAAAGGAGTCTGGAGACTACCTCTCTTTTCCTTCTATGCCCACACCCCGCCCCACACCCCACACCCCACACCCCACACCCCACCTGATTCCCTGGAACGTTACCTCGGCAACACCATTCGAGAACTGCGGTTGAAACATGGCTTGACGATCGCAGAAGTTGCAGAACAGGTTGGGATCTCCCGTGGCATGTGGTCAAAGATTGAGAACGCGCAGACGGCTACCAGTTTGGATACCCTGGCGCGGATTGCGAATGCACTGGGGGTTTCGCTTTCAATCCTATTTCGCAACTACAACATGCCGCAGGGAGGTGCCCAACTGGTCAAAAATGGGACTGGAATGGAGGTGGTGAGGCGAGGAACCAAATGTGGGCATACCTACCAATTGCTGGCCTACGATCAGGGACCAACCAAACGATTTGAACCATTCTTGATCACGATGGATGATGCTTCTGAAGTATTTCCGACTTTTGAGCATCCCGGTATTGAATTTATCTATATGTTGGAGGGGCAAATAGAGTACCGCCACGGGCAACACACCTACTTGCTGTCACCCGGCGATGCCCTCAGCTTTCGGGGTGAAATTCCCCACGGTCCCGAAAAGCTCGTACAGTTACCGATTCGCTTCTTAGCGATTATCTACTATTCCGCTTCTGCGGATTCGGAGATATGA
- a CDS encoding HAD-IC family P-type ATPase, producing MTHSSLTQSTLQGLSDREVTAQRAAGKGNDVPLQTSRTYWDILRDNLFTFINGVYLFLSLVLIVLGRASDVVVLAFVILLNVVVNLVQEVRAKNKLDKIALVTRPQAIVIRSGEERVIDPNEIVLGDVLVVHPGDQIVVDGSVVGDGSMKVDESLLTGESDLIPKQEGDPVYSGSFCVSGTACYGAEKVGADSLANKMTAAARKFRKSLTPLQRQINLMIRLLLGVAILLGFTASLQMLLRVTSLTRGVQNIAVIIGLVPSGLYLMITLAYTFGSLRIAQQSALVQQANAVESISNVDVMCLDKTGTLTANRINLQTVYPIDMDQPELAAILGDYAASASASNKTNEAIALACPGSKRPVTTEVPFGSAHKWSAIAFADGAGVYVLGAAEILAAAIGLTR from the coding sequence ATGACCCATTCCTCCCTGACTCAAAGTACGCTGCAAGGATTGAGCGATCGCGAAGTGACGGCACAACGAGCAGCGGGAAAAGGTAACGATGTCCCGCTGCAAACCAGTCGCACCTATTGGGATATTCTGCGCGATAACCTGTTCACGTTTATTAATGGTGTGTATCTATTTCTCAGCCTGGTATTGATTGTGCTGGGGCGTGCCAGTGATGTGGTCGTGCTTGCCTTTGTAATTTTGTTGAATGTGGTCGTCAACCTGGTTCAAGAAGTTCGGGCAAAAAATAAACTGGATAAAATCGCATTGGTCACCCGTCCACAGGCGATCGTCATTCGCAGTGGGGAAGAACGGGTCATTGACCCCAACGAGATTGTGCTGGGGGATGTGCTGGTCGTCCATCCAGGGGATCAGATTGTAGTGGACGGCAGTGTGGTCGGTGATGGGTCAATGAAGGTAGATGAATCCCTGTTAACGGGCGAATCCGACTTGATTCCGAAGCAGGAGGGAGATCCGGTTTACTCTGGTAGTTTTTGTGTCAGCGGCACTGCTTGCTATGGGGCAGAAAAGGTAGGGGCAGATAGCTTAGCCAACAAAATGACAGCGGCAGCCCGGAAGTTTCGCAAATCGCTGACTCCGTTGCAACGTCAGATTAACTTGATGATCCGGTTGTTGCTAGGAGTGGCAATCTTGTTGGGGTTCACAGCATCGCTACAGATGTTGTTGCGGGTAACTTCGCTGACCCGTGGGGTACAAAATATTGCCGTAATTATTGGTCTGGTACCCAGCGGATTGTATTTAATGATTACCCTGGCATATACGTTTGGTTCGTTGCGAATTGCACAGCAAAGTGCGCTGGTGCAGCAGGCAAACGCCGTGGAGTCAATCAGCAATGTGGATGTGATGTGTCTGGACAAAACCGGAACCCTCACCGCCAATCGGATTAATTTGCAAACGGTTTATCCGATCGACATGGATCAACCTGAGTTGGCGGCGATTTTAGGAGATTATGCTGCCAGTGCTTCTGCCAGCAACAAAACCAATGAGGCGATCGCCCTTGCCTGTCCTGGTTCTAAGCGCCCCGTAACCACAGAAGTTCCCTTTGGTTCTGCCCACAAGTGGAGTGCGATTGCCTTTGCTGATGGAGCTGGAGTCTATGTTTTGGGTGCGGCAGAAATTTTGGCGGCAGCGATCGGGCTAACCCGATGA
- a CDS encoding META domain-containing protein, translated as MITLLIVSTVATAATPGTTQPVSKKMLPLQMAQSASIEGSWRLANMTEADLPTPMLPSTDLTADFTGDRVTGSGGCNRFNGGYKTQGEQLSIGPLASTFKACEESIMTQEARFLKALQAAQRYEVNDQGLQIFYTTDQGSGVLRFTSQAVQGLW; from the coding sequence ATGATCACGCTGCTGATTGTGTCCACGGTTGCTACCGCTGCAACACCTGGGACAACCCAGCCAGTTTCTAAAAAAATGCTACCGCTTCAAATGGCTCAATCCGCTTCAATTGAAGGCAGTTGGCGACTGGCAAATATGACCGAGGCAGATTTACCAACGCCGATGCTTCCCTCGACGGATCTGACCGCAGACTTTACGGGCGATCGCGTCACTGGTTCGGGCGGATGCAATCGCTTTAATGGAGGCTACAAAACCCAGGGTGAGCAATTAAGTATCGGACCTCTGGCCTCCACGTTTAAGGCATGTGAGGAGTCGATCATGACCCAGGAGGCACGATTTTTGAAAGCCTTGCAAGCCGCACAGCGATATGAAGTGAATGATCAGGGGTTACAAATTTTCTACACAACTGACCAGGGTTCAGGTGTTTTACGTTTTACGTCTCAAGCCGTTCAGGGATTATGGTAG
- a CDS encoding cobalt-precorrin-6A reductase, giving the protein MARVLILGGTGDAAELAAKVSFIRGVDHVITSLAGRTRHPSVPEGRVRVGGFGGSTGLAAYLREHQIDILIDATHPFAAQISWHAAEAAKSVAIPHLMLVRPAWNWVTGDHWIEVENTSDAAQAIPATAKRVFLTIGRQELAPFAPLVDRWFLMRMIDPPAPDAIVPQGEVLCDRGPFTLDNERQLLIHYRIDAIVSKNSGGDATYAKIIAARELGIPIIMVQRPAIPPSEQVATAEQALAWLTQVLQ; this is encoded by the coding sequence ATGGCACGAGTCTTAATTCTGGGTGGAACGGGCGATGCCGCTGAGTTAGCTGCAAAAGTTTCGTTCATCAGGGGTGTTGATCACGTCATTACCTCGCTGGCAGGACGCACCCGTCATCCCTCGGTTCCTGAAGGGAGGGTGCGAGTTGGTGGATTTGGTGGTTCTACGGGATTGGCAGCTTATTTGCGTGAACATCAGATTGATATTTTGATTGATGCAACCCATCCCTTTGCGGCACAGATATCTTGGCATGCAGCAGAAGCGGCAAAGTCGGTTGCAATTCCCCACCTGATGTTGGTGCGTCCTGCCTGGAATTGGGTAACCGGAGATCACTGGATTGAGGTTGAAAATACTTCAGATGCAGCACAGGCAATACCCGCTACAGCAAAGCGCGTTTTTTTGACGATCGGCAGACAGGAACTTGCTCCCTTTGCACCACTGGTTGATCGCTGGTTTTTAATGCGAATGATTGATCCACCCGCCCCCGATGCGATCGTGCCCCAGGGAGAAGTTTTGTGCGATCGCGGTCCCTTCACTCTGGATAACGAACGTCAATTACTGATTCACTACCGTATTGATGCGATCGTGAGCAAGAATAGCGGCGGTGATGCAACCTACGCCAAAATTATTGCCGCCAGGGAATTGGGAATTCCCATCATTATGGTGCAGCGTCCAGCCATACCCCCCAGTGAACAGGTGGCAACCGCAGAACAGGCACTGGCTTGGTTAACCCAGGTCTTGCAGTAG
- a CDS encoding low molecular weight protein tyrosine phosphatase family protein: MKKLLFVCGKNRLRSPTAEAIFSEYEGLEVESAGVDREAEVPLSNESIQWADIIFVMEPSHRSKLTNKFQPLLKNKRVICLDIPDHYGYMEPVLVELLKQKVLPLLGTF; this comes from the coding sequence ATGAAAAAATTGCTATTTGTTTGCGGTAAGAATCGATTACGTAGCCCAACAGCCGAGGCGATTTTCTCTGAATATGAGGGGCTAGAAGTGGAATCAGCGGGGGTCGATCGGGAAGCAGAAGTGCCTTTATCCAACGAGTCAATTCAATGGGCAGACATCATCTTTGTAATGGAACCATCCCATCGCAGCAAACTTACAAACAAGTTTCAACCGCTGCTCAAAAATAAGCGTGTCATTTGTCTGGATATTCCTGATCACTACGGTTATATGGAGCCAGTTCTGGTGGAACTCCTCAAGCAGAAAGTACTACCCCTGTTAGGAACTTTTTAG
- a CDS encoding MFS transporter, with product MAGISLAGEFGWWEPKQVFSIAGVVIPPFAISIVPTLVAVGVIILGFFGLWQRRQANRSEASLLQVGLLRERSFVLGILTAMLHTLIVTGVQFNLFQFVPVALTLNPFQTALTIIPYNLTMAIVLVAVIKYLILGNRVAPRTIVCSGIGLVAVGIGVLYSRIHLQVTSLDLMPGLIIMGIGSGLFLSYASALAFSAASIEDKPQCPGIYNPIQNLGNSLGRGILGTALVFFASQSIVDDILQELGKVLPPVQRSEAIAKLQEMLQTFSREDLKNLFAEKLPPSA from the coding sequence TTGGCTGGCATTAGTTTGGCTGGGGAATTTGGCTGGTGGGAACCAAAACAGGTATTTTCGATCGCAGGTGTAGTGATTCCCCCTTTTGCAATTTCGATTGTGCCAACGTTAGTTGCCGTAGGAGTAATTATTTTAGGATTCTTTGGCCTCTGGCAACGACGACAGGCAAACCGATCAGAGGCTTCTTTACTGCAAGTTGGGTTACTACGGGAACGCAGCTTTGTTTTAGGGATTCTCACTGCCATGCTGCATACGCTAATTGTCACAGGCGTACAATTCAATTTGTTTCAGTTTGTGCCAGTTGCATTAACGCTCAATCCCTTCCAAACAGCACTGACAATTATTCCTTACAACCTGACCATGGCAATTGTGTTAGTTGCTGTAATTAAGTATCTGATTTTAGGTAACCGCGTTGCACCCAGAACGATCGTTTGTAGTGGTATTGGTTTGGTTGCAGTAGGCATTGGAGTGCTTTACAGTCGCATCCATCTCCAGGTTACCTCGCTTGATCTGATGCCAGGGTTAATTATTATGGGCATCGGTTCAGGATTATTTTTGTCCTATGCCAGTGCCCTCGCGTTCTCAGCCGCTTCCATAGAAGATAAACCCCAATGTCCAGGAATTTATAATCCCATTCAGAATTTAGGTAACTCCTTGGGTAGGGGAATCCTTGGCACTGCGCTTGTCTTCTTTGCTTCTCAAAGTATTGTTGATGATATCCTCCAGGAACTTGGGAAAGTATTACCTCCAGTTCAGCGGAGTGAAGCCATTGCCAAATTACAAGAAATGTTGCAAACCTTTTCCAGGGAAGACCTGAAAAATTTATTTGCTGAAAAGCTACCGCCCTCAGCCTAG
- a CDS encoding cyclic nucleotide-binding domain-containing protein: protein MFAQLPERRMHEIRWFLTIGWLLLIASLFYDPWTPALTQPDHPWSPLRLPDECIKVQGQCLEQAPYPLGATIFWGAVVPAGIFILLVFGHELWRRICPLSFLSQIPRALGWQRQFKRENQKTGKVRYELAKVKPDSWLGRNYLYVQLSWFFIGLCGRILFFNADRLMLAIWLLVTIVAAIAVGYFYGGKSWCQYFCPMAPVQTVFSEPGGLLGSKAHTSQQPITQSMCRTVLPDGEEKSACVACQNPCFDIDSERTYWQGLSSPNTSLLRYGYIGIVFGYFVYYYLYAGNWDYYFSGAWNREPDQLASLMKPGLYLFGHVINIPKLVAVPLVLGGAIAIAYVLGQWIEARIQSYNRRHRPGLTSETIRHRIFAICTFGVFNFFFIFAARPLILLTPVWVQYVYDLGLVFLSTLWLQKTWRRSSDLYSRENLANRFRKQLQKLQLDVSQYLDGRSLDDLHTDEVYVLAKILPGFTHTKRHQAYKGVVREALEEGYVNTSSSLSVLQQMRQELGISDDEHREVLEELGIEDPELLNPNRQRTLENQIRLSGYQKSLERLMAIQQRQSDRTGFDQLLQQNSAEIRSLRREYSITAQEEEWILNGLSPNAGNVQKAEYLLARLSDLSACERALNHPLLDEHRTVVMVVQTSIAHKQALIVQSILETLTTLQPEQKAQAIAQSLQQLAAQMVMQLFNRENWSDRLSPELLRSLTQPGEAVVASILVVTPQEVLSHLESLQQDYDPLIQAASLYLIAQFDAARAQVLARDMQHGSPQPLLRETAERILASPTPPALSALPTLEKLVFLSNSDFFQRMQTETLIALGNCAEIKTYSTNDIITEAGDTCRELLLLVVGDANIHYGLADGVHVEKLHPGQTLDELEVLTHSSTENTIIADSETTRILAIPVDAFDEFLDHDPEFARRVLELESRQLQRLVQTVRSSWHES from the coding sequence ATGTTTGCACAACTGCCTGAGCGACGGATGCATGAGATTCGCTGGTTCTTGACGATCGGTTGGCTGCTGTTGATTGCTTCTCTGTTTTACGATCCCTGGACGCCAGCATTAACCCAACCAGATCATCCCTGGAGTCCGTTGCGATTACCGGATGAGTGCATCAAAGTGCAGGGGCAATGTTTGGAGCAAGCACCCTACCCTTTGGGAGCCACCATCTTTTGGGGGGCAGTTGTGCCAGCAGGAATTTTTATTCTGCTGGTGTTTGGGCATGAGCTATGGCGGCGGATTTGTCCCCTTTCTTTTTTGTCTCAAATTCCCCGTGCATTGGGTTGGCAGCGCCAATTCAAACGGGAGAATCAAAAAACTGGCAAGGTGCGCTATGAATTAGCAAAAGTCAAGCCAGATTCCTGGTTGGGCAGAAATTATCTCTATGTGCAACTGAGTTGGTTTTTTATTGGACTGTGTGGACGAATTTTGTTTTTCAACGCCGATCGCCTCATGTTGGCAATCTGGCTACTGGTTACAATCGTAGCTGCGATCGCCGTTGGTTACTTCTATGGGGGCAAATCCTGGTGCCAATATTTCTGCCCGATGGCACCTGTGCAGACTGTTTTTAGCGAACCGGGGGGCTTGTTGGGCAGCAAGGCGCACACAAGCCAACAACCCATTACCCAATCTATGTGTCGCACAGTGTTGCCGGATGGCGAAGAGAAAAGCGCCTGTGTCGCCTGTCAGAATCCTTGCTTTGATATTGATTCTGAACGAACCTACTGGCAAGGGTTAAGCAGCCCCAATACGTCTCTATTGCGATACGGCTATATCGGCATTGTGTTTGGCTATTTTGTTTACTACTACTTGTATGCAGGTAACTGGGATTATTACTTTTCGGGGGCATGGAATCGGGAACCCGATCAACTCGCCTCCCTGATGAAACCTGGCCTCTATCTATTTGGGCATGTCATTAACATTCCCAAATTAGTTGCCGTTCCGCTTGTTCTGGGGGGAGCGATCGCGATCGCCTATGTCCTTGGACAATGGATTGAGGCAAGAATTCAATCTTACAACCGTCGGCATAGGCCAGGTCTGACTTCTGAGACAATTCGGCACCGCATTTTTGCCATTTGCACGTTTGGAGTGTTCAATTTCTTCTTTATCTTTGCGGCTCGTCCCCTGATTTTGTTAACGCCCGTGTGGGTGCAGTATGTTTATGATCTGGGTCTGGTATTTCTGAGTACGTTATGGCTCCAGAAAACCTGGCGACGTAGCTCCGATCTCTACTCACGCGAAAACCTCGCCAATCGCTTTCGAAAACAATTGCAGAAGTTGCAGCTAGATGTTTCCCAATATTTAGACGGGCGATCGCTGGATGACCTGCATACGGATGAAGTATACGTCCTGGCAAAAATTCTTCCGGGTTTCACGCACACAAAACGGCACCAGGCTTATAAAGGAGTGGTTCGAGAAGCCCTGGAAGAAGGCTATGTCAACACCTCCAGCAGTTTGTCGGTGTTGCAACAAATGCGCCAGGAACTGGGGATTTCCGATGATGAACATCGAGAAGTTCTAGAAGAATTAGGGATCGAAGACCCGGAGTTACTCAATCCCAATCGCCAACGAACCCTGGAGAACCAGATCCGCTTGAGTGGTTATCAGAAATCTTTGGAGCGCTTGATGGCGATTCAACAAAGGCAATCCGATCGCACCGGATTTGACCAATTGTTGCAGCAAAATTCAGCCGAAATTCGCTCCCTGCGGCGTGAGTATTCCATTACTGCCCAGGAAGAGGAGTGGATTCTCAACGGTTTGTCGCCCAATGCAGGCAATGTTCAAAAGGCTGAGTATTTGTTGGCTCGTTTATCCGATCTGAGCGCCTGCGAACGCGCTTTGAATCATCCCTTACTTGACGAACATCGAACGGTGGTCATGGTTGTGCAAACAAGCATCGCTCACAAGCAGGCATTGATAGTCCAATCAATTCTGGAGACCCTGACGACGCTGCAACCTGAGCAGAAAGCACAGGCAATCGCCCAATCTCTACAGCAGTTGGCAGCTCAAATGGTGATGCAGCTTTTTAATCGCGAGAATTGGAGCGATCGGTTGTCTCCGGAACTCCTGCGATCGCTGACTCAGCCAGGAGAAGCAGTCGTTGCCAGTATTTTGGTAGTGACCCCTCAAGAAGTTTTGAGCCACTTAGAATCCTTGCAACAAGATTACGATCCGCTGATTCAGGCAGCATCCCTTTATTTGATCGCCCAATTCGATGCAGCCCGTGCTCAGGTACTTGCCCGTGATATGCAGCATGGCTCCCCTCAACCCCTGCTGCGAGAAACCGCAGAACGGATTCTGGCTTCACCCACTCCACCTGCACTGTCTGCTTTGCCAACCCTGGAGAAATTAGTGTTTCTGTCGAACAGCGATTTCTTCCAGCGGATGCAGACTGAAACACTGATTGCCCTTGGAAATTGTGCCGAAATAAAAACTTATTCAACCAACGACATCATCACAGAAGCGGGAGATACCTGCCGGGAGTTGCTGCTGTTAGTTGTAGGCGATGCCAATATCCACTACGGGCTTGCCGACGGGGTCCACGTTGAAAAGCTGCATCCGGGACAAACCCTGGATGAACTAGAGGTTTTAACCCATAGCAGTACAGAAAACACCATCATCGCAGACAGTGAAACAACCCGTATTTTGGCAATTCCAGTCGATGCCTTCGATGAGTTTCTGGACCATGACCCTGAGTTTGCCCGACGGGTTTTAGAACTCGAAAGTCGGCAACTTCAACGATTGGTACAAACGGTTCGATCGTCATGGCACGAGTCTTAA